The Haloplanus salinarum genome includes a region encoding these proteins:
- a CDS encoding ABC transporter ATP-binding protein, protein MTGEPLLSIRDLRTVFHTDDGLVRAVDGVSFDVGRGETVCIVGESGSGKTVTGESITRLLRTPPGEIAGGEIVFDGRDLTTLDDETLRSLRGDRIAHVFQNPQGALNPVYTVGWQIVEAIQLHEDVTREAARERAVDLLDRVGIPEATRRFEDYPHEFSGGMKQRVAIAMALATNPDLLIADEPTTALDVTIQNQILSLLDDLQTEFDMSVLLITHDLGVVAEVADRVVVMYAGKVMERGGVFDVFERPSHPYTRALLDCLPGRGDGAASIGGRLPSPIDPPAGCRFHPRCEYAVDACREGEQPPDCAVDGDDDHVVSCVHYEPGGDPSVVRDRGSPASGDDEPADADGPGPGAVGTPPTDRTIHAEPFGEERDDTDTSADGEEDR, encoded by the coding sequence ATGACCGGCGAACCACTGCTCTCGATCCGCGATCTGCGCACCGTCTTCCACACCGACGACGGCCTCGTCCGCGCCGTCGACGGCGTGAGCTTCGACGTCGGGCGCGGCGAGACCGTCTGCATCGTCGGCGAGTCGGGGAGCGGGAAGACGGTCACCGGCGAGTCGATCACGCGCCTGCTCCGGACGCCGCCCGGCGAGATCGCGGGCGGCGAGATCGTCTTCGACGGCCGGGACCTCACGACCCTCGACGACGAGACGCTCCGTTCGCTCCGCGGCGACCGCATCGCCCACGTGTTCCAGAACCCGCAGGGCGCGCTCAACCCGGTCTACACGGTGGGCTGGCAGATCGTCGAAGCGATCCAGCTTCACGAGGACGTCACGCGGGAGGCCGCCCGCGAGCGGGCGGTCGACCTCCTGGATCGGGTCGGCATCCCCGAGGCGACCCGACGGTTCGAGGACTACCCCCACGAGTTCTCCGGCGGCATGAAACAGCGGGTCGCCATCGCGATGGCGCTGGCGACGAACCCCGACCTGCTGATCGCCGACGAGCCGACGACCGCCCTCGACGTGACGATCCAGAACCAGATCCTCTCCCTGCTCGACGACCTGCAGACGGAGTTCGACATGAGCGTCCTGCTGATCACCCACGACCTCGGCGTCGTGGCCGAGGTGGCCGACCGCGTGGTCGTCATGTACGCCGGCAAGGTGATGGAACGCGGCGGCGTCTTCGACGTGTTCGAGCGACCCTCGCATCCCTACACCCGCGCGCTCCTCGACTGCCTGCCGGGGCGTGGCGACGGCGCCGCCTCGATCGGTGGCCGCCTCCCGTCGCCGATCGACCCGCCCGCGGGGTGTCGGTTCCACCCGCGATGCGAGTACGCCGTCGACGCCTGCCGGGAGGGTGAACAGCCCCCCGACTGCGCGGTCGACGGCGACGACGACCACGTCGTCTCGTGTGTCCACTACGAACCCGGCGGCGACCCGTCGGTGGTTCGGGATCGGGGGTCTCCCGCGTCCGGGGACGACGAACCCGCGGACGCCGACGGCCCCGGTCCGGGCGCGGTCGGCACCCCGCCGACCGACCGGACGATCCACGCCGAGCCCTTCGGGGAGGAGCGCGACGACACCGATACCAGCGCCGACGGGGAGGAAGACCGATGA
- a CDS encoding ABC transporter permease produces MAGEPDTFESVDWEETGSRLSTLSRRDRWALATVIGLICAFVYDYAILPPDRATITVPVEWNVTQLDWLFVSTLLALLLYVVVPLYDNRRLTAYYWREFRKNRMAIASLVYLVVVFLIGVIGPLFLEKPVLAVEQAYQPPVFTSVDAAVPVDCVGPVVEGRCRGTMAHPLGTTGDGKDILVLVVYGMQVSMKVGLISTLLVVTIGTTVGTVAAYGGGLVDELLMRYVDVQLVFPAFFLYLLLTYLFGGSLFMFIVIFGLTGWGSIARLVRSEALQRAEEEYITAARSAGAGTLYVIRRHLVPNVSNSVITAATLLIPGFILFEASLSFLSLGDPTVPSWGQVIATGRGDLSSAWWVSTFPGVFLFTTILAFNFMGDALRDALDPRQET; encoded by the coding sequence GAGCCCGACACCTTCGAATCGGTCGACTGGGAGGAGACGGGGAGCCGGCTCTCCACCCTCTCGCGGCGGGATCGGTGGGCGCTCGCGACCGTCATCGGGCTGATCTGTGCTTTCGTCTACGACTACGCGATCCTGCCACCGGACCGCGCCACGATCACCGTCCCGGTGGAGTGGAACGTCACGCAACTCGACTGGCTGTTCGTGTCGACGCTGCTTGCGCTCCTGCTCTACGTCGTCGTCCCGCTCTACGACAACCGCCGGCTGACCGCCTACTACTGGCGGGAGTTCCGCAAGAACCGCATGGCCATCGCGAGCCTCGTCTATCTGGTCGTCGTCTTCCTGATCGGCGTGATCGGGCCGCTCTTCCTGGAGAAGCCGGTACTGGCGGTCGAGCAGGCCTACCAGCCGCCAGTCTTCACGAGCGTCGACGCCGCGGTGCCGGTCGACTGCGTCGGGCCCGTCGTCGAGGGGCGTTGCCGGGGGACGATGGCTCACCCGCTCGGCACGACCGGCGACGGCAAGGACATCCTCGTGCTCGTCGTCTACGGGATGCAGGTCAGCATGAAGGTCGGGCTGATCTCCACGCTCCTGGTGGTGACCATCGGGACGACCGTCGGCACCGTCGCGGCCTACGGGGGCGGGCTGGTCGACGAACTGCTGATGCGCTACGTCGACGTGCAACTCGTCTTCCCCGCCTTCTTCCTCTATCTCCTGCTCACCTACCTCTTCGGCGGGAGCCTGTTCATGTTCATCGTCATCTTCGGGCTGACGGGCTGGGGATCCATCGCGCGGCTGGTCCGTTCCGAGGCCCTCCAGCGGGCCGAGGAGGAGTACATCACGGCCGCCCGGAGCGCCGGCGCGGGAACGCTCTATGTCATCCGGCGCCACCTCGTCCCCAACGTCTCGAACAGCGTCATCACCGCGGCGACGCTGCTGATCCCCGGGTTCATCCTCTTCGAGGCGTCGCTCTCCTTCCTCTCGCTGGGCGACCCCACCGTCCCCTCGTGGGGCCAGGTGATCGCCACCGGGCGGGGCGACCTCTCCTCTGCTTGGTGGGTGTCGACGTTCCCCGGGGTGTTCCTCTTTACCACCATCCTCGCGTTCAACTTCATGGGCGACGCGCTGCGCGACGCGCTCGACCCGCGACAGGAGACATAG